The window TTTTCCTGAAGGTGCTTCAGAAGCCTAATTCACATATGTTGGACAATATCAGAAACCACCAAAACAGTAGATTGACAACCAAGTTAGAGCCCAATAAAAATCTTGGAGAAACTAATTCCCTTGAAGAGACAAGAGGCTCAAATCATGACTTGTCTGCACCGGCACAGGCTAAGGAGAGCAAACATATGTTCTTCTGGAGGAAAGACAAGTCGAAAATAAAGCAGATGCTACCAGAAGGAATTAATGGATCTCAGCTTGTTAGCAAAATAGTTATTCTGAAGCCAAATCCAGGAAAAGGAATTGATCAGACAGTGACAAGCAGTGCAAGATATTTACATCAGCAACCTAGTACCTCTCAAACTCCAGAGTACAGTGGGAGGGAAACCTCAAAATTTTCAATCAAAGAAGTCAGGAGGAGATTCAGAATTGTGACTGGTGAGACAAGAAGAGAAAGAAATGCAGCACCTGCAGATGACCTTCAAAGAGTTTCACGTTGGCATTCCATGATTGCAACGAAGAAGAGTTCTGGGTATCACACACAAGGGAGCTTGGCAGACAAATCTGCATCAAATTTTAAGAACGACATCGCCAGACCTTCAACCAGCAGCAAGCAAAAGCAACAAAATGGCGGCGAGACTGAAATTAGTGGTCATATAGCAGTGCCACAAGATGATTCTATCTTCTACAAGGAGGCCAAGAAGCATTTAACAGATATGCTAAAGGATAACAATAAGTCCGGCAACTATCCAACAGCCCAGGTCTCAAAATCCTTGGAAGGAATGCTTTCGCTCCCTCACTGCGATGTGTCATCTCCTAGGAATAGCCGTAGTGGAAAATGCCACACTGATCTCTCACCTGAAGAGACGGATTCTTGCCTTGTACCCATGGTTGACAGTGAAGAAACTACACAAGAGAGCAGTCAATCATGGGACGACTCACTGAGCAACACTGCACATTGTCCTAGTATAGCAGTTGATGATCAGGTGGTTGTTCAGGACAAATGTAGCATGAAAGAAGAACCACAAGAAGGTAACCTTCTATAGTTGCATGAATCATCAGGTTGAATTGAGTGGTACATATTTTTTATCATCAAACAGAAATAACTCTAGAATCTTGTGCAGGACAAGGAGATGTTACTGATGTGGTAGACACCATATGTATGGAAgaaattggaaaaatagattGTTCTGAAACAATCTGCAACACACAATCCATCTCAGCAGAACTATGCAGAGATAGCCCGCAGCCAGTAAGCTCTCCAAAAAAAACATAGCATTGTCTCATGTTTTTGTTGTGATATTATTTATGTTAACGTCGCATGTTTCATTTATAGGATATGATAGAGGAAGCAGAGCAAGGAAAAGAACCTGTTAAAATCTTGCTGAGCTATCCTGAGAGCATTGTTGAATTGGAGCAGCAAGAACCAGGAACACCTGAACCAAGAGCATCGGCCAAATTTATCTCAGATTGTTCCCCCGAGCTAAGCCATGACAAGCAAGAACAGCCCAGTCCTGTGTCTGTTCTTGATTCATTCTATGAAGATGTTGCAGATCCTGAATGCGAAAACATTAAACAATGTGAGCCCAATTACATAAATATATGTAACCCTTTTGCCCATTCCCAGTAATAAACAATCTGTTCAAATAGATCTGTATGACTTAACCCTTTTGTGACATACAGGTGATCTGCATGAAGAGTTGCGTGGAGCCCTGTACTTCCCAGATAACGAATCAGATCTAAAGGTCTTTTGGGAGGACAAGAATGTCCGATTAGATTATATAAAGTTGGTTTTGGAGCTCTCGGAATTATGCGCAGAACAGAATTTAGAGGTATGGTATCTGGAGGATGAGTTAATCAGCCCTTGCCTGTTGGAAGAACTACCAAACCAAGGTGATCAAATAGATGATCTGAAAATTCTGTTTGACTGTATCTGCGAAGCTCTAACAGAGATCCAGGAGAGATATTTTAGACTCTCTTCTTGGTTGTCGTTTCTCAAACACGACATACGGGCACCTCCAATGGGAGAAGACCTCGTCGCAGAAGTTGACAAATATGTTGACGATTACCTCCGACATAGTTTTCCAAGTACATTAGACCATACAATAAAAAAGGATTTCGAAGTTCGGACATGGATGGACATTCGGTCGAAGACTGAAGGGATCGTTGTGGAGATATGGGAGTTTGTGTTAGACGAACTTATCGATGAGGCTGTTTTCGATTTGTGGATTTGAAGCTCTGATCAGGTCCCCTGTCGGTGGTGCTTTGTGAGGGGTATACACACTAGGTATAACTGTAGAGGTTTTCATGCTGACAATAACACCATTTTACGTGGCAGAATAACACGGGCTGTTTTGTTTGGCCTGTTTGAGTAAAGTAATGAGAGTGTgaacttcaacgacgttttgctCGTCGAAGTGTGTATAACTGCAGCGGAAGAAACTTCTCTGATGCATGACAGCGGAAGTTTCGACCTGCAAACCTCCCAGCCGTGCAGCTTGTCTAGACTAGATGAAGTTTGGGCAGCCCGTCACAGCCATGCCTCTTGGACAGCTAAAATGCACAGCAGTCTGAAGGCTTTGCGGATTTTCCTCTTGTACATTGTGATCAGAGGTGATCACACAtgtatatttttttctttttgtgtttgTGTGTACATGTGTAATAGTTTTTCGAGAATCACACATGTGTAACAGTTACCATAATACTATATGACAGATCAAATGCTACTGCATGGTCTTCATTTTGCGAAATATCGGTGTCTTTTCAGTTAAGTTGGACCACGCTTTGTTTCCTTGGATAAACATGTGCGCTGCCTGTACTTGCTGCTACTCAAAGTGGATGTCAActacatgtgtgtgtgtgtgtatgaaGTGCAGTGCATTTGATCATCAACCTTTCTAATGTTATCGCAGTAAATTCTACTAAACCGGAGGTTTTCAGCGAGTCAAGTTGCATGGTCAT is drawn from Aegilops tauschii subsp. strangulata cultivar AL8/78 chromosome 1, Aet v6.0, whole genome shotgun sequence and contains these coding sequences:
- the LOC109766512 gene encoding uncharacterized protein, with the translated sequence MGRRSNRRSAAQDDTNVGCVWGLMRMVYFRRDPRFLMDAKQAGGRHKLREITDGRDSGKRPRDFEEIEKDDNIENGPLQQPTVKKLMEEELGRVNLLRTVPNNEVQRRLADLGNDLSLDGNSEHTNNTTGTLNHGTDISVSRLSGSVDSEGSKSLNHAEYDLESVLASFLGEIYRCHNECPHDDCKSNSELCPSLKSLIHKKLNDLSNLQSNIDCEQPQESKGEKLLAGNGISSSRTVQSKEFKDALEILGSNKELFLKVLQKPNSHMLDNIRNHQNSRLTTKLEPNKNLGETNSLEETRGSNHDLSAPAQAKESKHMFFWRKDKSKIKQMLPEGINGSQLVSKIVILKPNPGKGIDQTVTSSARYLHQQPSTSQTPEYSGRETSKFSIKEVRRRFRIVTGETRRERNAAPADDLQRVSRWHSMIATKKSSGYHTQGSLADKSASNFKNDIARPSTSSKQKQQNGGETEISGHIAVPQDDSIFYKEAKKHLTDMLKDNNKSGNYPTAQVSKSLEGMLSLPHCDVSSPRNSRSGKCHTDLSPEETDSCLVPMVDSEETTQESSQSWDDSLSNTAHCPSIAVDDQVVVQDKCSMKEEPQEGQGDVTDVVDTICMEEIGKIDCSETICNTQSISAELCRDSPQPDMIEEAEQGKEPVKILLSYPESIVELEQQEPGTPEPRASAKFISDCSPELSHDKQEQPSPVSVLDSFYEDVADPECENIKQCDLHEELRGALYFPDNESDLKVFWEDKNVRLDYIKLVLELSELCAEQNLEVWYLEDELISPCLLEELPNQGDQIDDLKILFDCICEALTEIQERYFRLSSWLSFLKHDIRAPPMGEDLVAEVDKYVDDYLRHSFPSTLDHTIKKDFEVRTWMDIRSKTEGIVVEIWEFVLDELIDEAVFDLWI